A single genomic interval of Mucilaginibacter boryungensis harbors:
- a CDS encoding glycoside hydrolase family 28 protein → MNIKKNICIALLLGAYGFSASAQQKEYSWTNLPKIAQPVFKKDTVNILKYGAKPDGMTLNTKSINAAISACSAKGGGVVLIPQGLWLTGPIVLKSNVNLHVSRAALLQFTNDKSQYPLVEGNYEGHPSPRNQSPISGTNLVNIGITGDGIIDGAGGVWRAIGKERLSEAEWKMLVASGGKVSENGKTWYPSDSYLKGMNEKEAIYLKPGKSLKDYEDMKDFFRPNMVVLTNCKKVLLQNVTVQNSPAWCLHPLLCEDLTLRNVRVRNPWNAQNGDAIDIESCRNVLLEGNTFDAGDDGICIKSGRDEEGRKRGKPTENVIARNNVVYRAHGGFVIGSEMSGGARNIFVTDCTFIGTDIGLRFKTTRGRGGVVEKIYVKNISMKDIIGSAILFDMYYGGKSVLDGEGNKVANTKTYTADITTPQFKDFYVSNVVCDGAASGLLIRGLPELAIKGIHLENIVLKTTKGADISEASNVTLKNVYLECTDTKPVVTIENSSDIKLDGLKYTNNADVLFSVTGDRSKNISVINTDTSKAKEKVTFKAGADSKAITIK, encoded by the coding sequence ATGAATATCAAAAAGAACATCTGCATTGCCTTATTATTAGGCGCGTATGGATTTAGCGCTTCGGCGCAGCAAAAAGAATACTCGTGGACTAACCTGCCTAAGATAGCCCAGCCGGTATTTAAAAAAGATACTGTTAACATTTTAAAGTATGGCGCTAAGCCTGACGGTATGACGCTGAATACCAAAAGCATTAACGCGGCCATCAGCGCTTGCAGCGCTAAAGGTGGTGGCGTGGTACTCATTCCGCAAGGCTTATGGCTAACCGGGCCTATTGTGCTGAAAAGTAATGTAAACCTGCATGTAAGCCGCGCGGCGTTATTGCAATTTACAAATGATAAAAGCCAGTACCCACTGGTTGAGGGTAACTACGAAGGGCACCCTTCGCCGCGTAACCAGTCGCCTATATCGGGCACTAATTTGGTAAACATCGGCATTACCGGTGATGGGATTATCGACGGTGCGGGCGGTGTTTGGCGCGCCATTGGCAAAGAGCGTTTAAGCGAAGCTGAATGGAAAATGCTGGTAGCCTCAGGCGGTAAAGTAAGCGAAAATGGTAAAACCTGGTACCCATCAGATAGCTATCTAAAAGGCATGAACGAGAAGGAAGCCATTTACCTGAAACCCGGCAAATCGCTAAAAGATTATGAGGATATGAAGGATTTCTTCCGCCCGAACATGGTGGTGCTGACTAACTGTAAAAAGGTGCTATTGCAAAACGTAACCGTGCAAAACTCGCCGGCCTGGTGCCTGCACCCGCTTTTGTGTGAAGATTTGACCCTGCGCAACGTACGTGTACGCAATCCATGGAACGCGCAAAATGGCGATGCTATAGATATAGAATCATGCCGTAACGTACTGCTGGAAGGCAATACGTTCGATGCGGGTGACGATGGTATCTGTATTAAATCCGGTCGCGATGAGGAAGGCCGTAAACGCGGCAAACCAACCGAGAACGTGATTGCGCGTAATAACGTAGTTTACCGTGCACATGGCGGCTTTGTAATTGGCAGCGAAATGAGCGGTGGCGCCCGAAATATCTTCGTTACCGATTGTACTTTCATTGGTACCGATATCGGTCTGCGTTTTAAAACAACCCGTGGCCGTGGCGGCGTGGTAGAGAAGATCTACGTGAAGAACATCAGCATGAAAGATATTATCGGCAGTGCTATTTTGTTTGATATGTACTACGGCGGTAAATCTGTACTGGATGGCGAGGGCAATAAGGTAGCTAATACCAAAACTTACACTGCTGATATTACTACCCCGCAATTCAAAGATTTTTATGTGAGTAACGTAGTTTGTGACGGTGCCGCCAGCGGTTTATTGATCCGTGGTTTACCTGAATTAGCTATTAAAGGCATCCACTTGGAAAACATCGTGCTGAAGACAACCAAAGGCGCTGATATATCTGAAGCCAGCAATGTTACCTTAAAAAATGTATACCTGGAATGTACCGATACCAAACCTGTAGTAACTATTGAAAATAGCAGTGATATTAAATTGGACGGTTTGAAGTACACCAATAATGCCGATGTATTATTCAGCGTAACAGGCGACAGGTCAAAAAATATCAGTGTTATTAATACTGATACCTCTAAAGCAAAAGAGAAAGTAACATTTAAAGCCGGCGCTGATAGTAAAGCTATTACCATAAAGTAA
- a CDS encoding pectinesterase family protein, whose protein sequence is MKHLIAIAFLLIAFGATAQKRIVVAQDGSGDFKTVQAAINSVPDSSNKTTEIFIKKGTYKEHIIVPINKMHVTLIGEDAKQTVLTYDNYAGKLDSTGKAFGTSRSASFYVYGAYFTAKNITFQNSSGPVGQALAIYVAGDKAAFFNCLFLGFQDTIYTHGLGSHQYYSKCYIEGTVDFIFGAATALFDDCDIYCKQHGAYITAASTLDTTKYGYVLMHCNITGNAPEHSFALGRPWRPHAKVVYLYCKLGDIISDAGWDNWRNPENEKTAYYAEYKSSGPGYQPDKRAAWSHQLTDDEAKIYTKKLILNGWDPKMP, encoded by the coding sequence ATGAAGCATTTAATTGCCATAGCATTTTTATTGATCGCGTTTGGCGCAACTGCGCAAAAACGTATTGTAGTAGCGCAGGATGGCAGCGGCGATTTCAAAACTGTGCAGGCTGCCATTAATTCGGTACCTGATAGTTCGAATAAAACAACTGAGATATTTATCAAAAAAGGCACTTATAAAGAGCACATCATTGTTCCTATAAACAAAATGCACGTGACGCTGATAGGCGAAGATGCTAAACAAACCGTGCTTACTTATGATAACTACGCCGGTAAACTGGACAGCACCGGCAAGGCTTTTGGTACCTCGCGCTCGGCAAGTTTTTATGTGTATGGCGCATATTTTACAGCTAAGAATATTACGTTCCAAAATTCATCAGGCCCGGTAGGTCAGGCGCTGGCAATTTATGTGGCCGGCGATAAGGCTGCATTCTTTAATTGCCTTTTCCTGGGTTTTCAGGATACGATCTATACACATGGTTTAGGCAGTCACCAGTACTATAGCAAATGTTATATTGAGGGTACGGTCGATTTTATTTTTGGTGCGGCAACAGCTTTGTTCGATGATTGCGATATCTATTGCAAACAACATGGTGCTTATATCACGGCGGCATCTACTTTAGATACTACCAAATATGGCTACGTATTGATGCATTGCAATATCACAGGCAACGCACCTGAACATTCCTTCGCATTGGGCAGGCCGTGGCGGCCGCATGCCAAAGTGGTATACCTGTATTGCAAGCTGGGCGATATAATCAGCGATGCCGGCTGGGATAATTGGCGCAATCCCGAGAATGAAAAAACGGCTTACTATGCCGAATACAAAAGTAGCGGCCCCGGTTATCAACCTGATAAACGGGCGGCCTGGTCACACCAACTAACCGACGATGAGGCTAAAATTTATACTAAGAAATTGATCCTTAATGGGTGGGATCCTAAAATGCCGTAA
- a CDS encoding alpha/beta hydrolase — translation MKGWVINISLCLFLLFSGVAAFAQDFIPIWPKNHIPNSKHLKLKDSIANERIYRVMLPGMYAYFPGKQENKGAAVVICPGGGYERLAYIISGTQLAKWFNTMGVNAFVLNYRLPNSPDLVQRELGPLQDVQRAIKYIRANAKQWGIDTAKIGIMGSSAGGHLAALSGTFNNDVAMIKDSLDNVSYKPNFMILVSPVIDMSTSIAHATSRKNYLGPDAPEELAKKFSPQLLVTPTTPPCFIADAVNDPTVNPMNSLLFYQALLQNKVSASFHAFPQGKHAIAVRNNPGSTALWTSLCEAWLNEMGFIKDIVPEKK, via the coding sequence ATGAAAGGTTGGGTGATTAACATATCGCTTTGTTTGTTCCTGCTGTTTAGCGGGGTAGCTGCCTTCGCGCAGGATTTTATTCCGATATGGCCTAAAAATCACATTCCTAATTCAAAACACCTTAAACTGAAAGACAGTATTGCTAACGAGCGTATTTATCGCGTAATGCTGCCCGGTATGTATGCTTACTTCCCTGGCAAACAGGAAAACAAAGGCGCGGCGGTAGTGATATGCCCCGGTGGCGGTTACGAACGCTTAGCCTACATTATTAGCGGTACACAACTGGCGAAATGGTTTAATACGATGGGAGTAAATGCCTTTGTACTGAACTATCGTCTGCCTAACTCGCCCGATCTGGTACAACGCGAATTAGGGCCGCTACAGGATGTCCAGCGCGCTATCAAATATATCCGCGCCAATGCCAAACAGTGGGGGATAGATACGGCTAAAATTGGCATTATGGGTTCATCGGCAGGCGGGCACCTGGCGGCGCTGAGTGGCACGTTTAACAATGATGTTGCTATGATAAAAGACAGCCTGGACAATGTATCTTACAAGCCTAATTTTATGATACTGGTTTCGCCAGTGATTGATATGAGCACAAGCATTGCCCATGCTACCAGCCGCAAAAATTATTTAGGGCCTGATGCTCCAGAGGAACTGGCGAAGAAGTTTTCGCCGCAATTATTGGTAACGCCTACCACGCCGCCCTGCTTTATAGCCGACGCGGTGAACGACCCTACAGTAAATCCAATGAACAGCCTGCTGTTTTACCAGGCCTTGCTGCAAAATAAAGTATCGGCAAGTTTTCATGCTTTCCCGCAAGGCAAGCACGCTATAGCGGTAAGAAATAACCCCGGATCAACCGCCTTATGGACATCCCTTTGCGAGGCGTGGCTTAACGAAATGGGTTTTATAAAAGATATTGTACCTGAAAAAAAATAA
- a CDS encoding pectinesterase family protein gives MKRLGLLLMMFAVGLAANAQPISKIYKKITVAQDGSGDFKTIQEAVNNVRDLGAEQVPIYIKKGVYHEKLVIPSWKTHISLIGEDKENTIITNDDFSGKLVPGGKDAFGRDKMSTYTSYTVLVQGDNFRAENLTIANTAGRVGQAVALHVEGDRCVVKNCRILGNQDTLYTATGSSRELYQDCYIEGTTDFLFGEATVVFQRCTIKSLVNSYITAAATTPLQKYGYVLLDCKLIADTSVHKEYLGRPWRSYAKTVYIRTEMGNHIIPEGWNPWKGDAMFPDKEKTAYYAEYGSTGPGANPKARVAWSHQLTPKQANKYTIKNILGGKDNWNPEAK, from the coding sequence ATGAAAAGATTGGGGCTCTTATTGATGATGTTTGCTGTTGGCTTAGCCGCCAATGCACAGCCCATCAGCAAAATATATAAAAAGATCACCGTTGCCCAGGATGGCAGCGGTGATTTTAAAACCATCCAGGAAGCGGTAAACAACGTGCGCGACCTGGGGGCTGAGCAAGTGCCTATTTATATCAAAAAAGGCGTTTATCACGAAAAGCTGGTTATCCCATCGTGGAAAACACACATTTCGCTGATTGGCGAGGATAAGGAAAATACCATCATCACCAACGATGATTTTTCGGGAAAATTAGTTCCGGGTGGTAAAGATGCCTTTGGCCGCGATAAAATGTCAACTTATACCTCGTACACCGTATTGGTGCAAGGCGATAACTTCCGGGCTGAAAACCTGACCATTGCCAATACCGCGGGCAGGGTAGGCCAGGCGGTGGCTTTGCATGTGGAAGGTGACCGTTGCGTAGTGAAAAATTGCCGCATATTGGGTAACCAGGATACGTTATACACCGCAACCGGCAGCTCACGCGAGTTATACCAGGATTGCTATATTGAGGGCACTACCGATTTCCTTTTCGGTGAAGCTACCGTAGTTTTCCAGCGCTGCACTATTAAAAGCCTGGTTAATTCCTACATCACCGCGGCAGCTACCACACCCTTACAAAAATATGGTTACGTACTACTGGATTGCAAACTGATAGCCGATACATCGGTACATAAAGAATATTTAGGGCGGCCGTGGCGATCGTACGCTAAAACGGTTTATATCCGTACAGAAATGGGCAATCATATTATCCCTGAAGGCTGGAACCCTTGGAAAGGCGACGCCATGTTCCCTGATAAGGAAAAAACAGCTTACTATGCGGAATACGGGAGCACCGGGCCGGGAGCTAATCCTAAAGCGCGGGTAGCTTGGTCGCACCAGCTGACGCCTAAACAGGCAAATAAATACACTATAAAAAACATCCTGGGCGGTAAAGACAATTGGAACCCGGAAGCTAAATAA
- a CDS encoding rhamnogalacturonan acetylesterase gives MKKRLSWCIVIVFSLVLMSFMQQPKPIKVYMIGDSTMSLYNQHQFPINGWGMPFANYFDNGVTIVNRARPGRSTRTFLAENRWKPIADSLQAGDYVLIQFGHNDEGDSVKYKDRFTPVPDFKKNLIKFITETKAKNANPILITPVSRRMFDKDNKAKETHVEYSKAVFEIGNEYKVPVIDLDKKSRELIQQLGPEQSKLLFMQLDSAEHPNYPVGRLDNTHFNDYGARKIAELVLNELKAQNNPLAAHIVVGTNKSNVAPAAK, from the coding sequence ATGAAAAAGAGGCTGTCCTGGTGCATTGTCATTGTTTTTTCGTTGGTGCTGATGTCGTTTATGCAGCAACCCAAACCTATTAAGGTTTATATGATAGGCGATTCCACCATGAGTTTGTATAACCAGCATCAATTCCCGATAAATGGCTGGGGGATGCCTTTTGCCAATTATTTTGATAATGGGGTTACTATTGTTAACCGCGCCCGCCCAGGCCGCAGCACCCGTACTTTTTTAGCAGAGAACCGCTGGAAGCCTATTGCTGATAGTTTACAAGCCGGCGATTACGTGCTGATCCAATTCGGCCATAATGATGAAGGCGACTCTGTGAAATATAAAGACCGTTTTACCCCGGTGCCCGATTTTAAAAAGAACCTCATCAAATTTATTACTGAAACTAAGGCTAAAAATGCCAACCCTATACTAATTACCCCGGTTAGTCGCCGCATGTTTGATAAAGACAACAAAGCCAAAGAAACACATGTGGAGTACTCAAAAGCGGTATTTGAAATTGGTAATGAATACAAAGTGCCGGTAATTGACCTGGACAAAAAAAGTCGTGAACTGATACAGCAATTAGGCCCCGAGCAATCTAAACTGTTATTTATGCAGCTGGATTCCGCCGAACATCCAAACTATCCGGTGGGCCGCCTGGATAACACCCATTTTAACGATTATGGCGCCCGCAAAATAGCCGAACTGGTATTGAATGAGTTAAAGGCGCAGAACAACCCGTTGGCAGCGCACATTGTTGTCGGGACAAATAAATCTAACGTAGCACCTGCCGCAAAATGA
- a CDS encoding rhamnogalacturonan acetylesterase yields MKKRLYKNKILYSFLTITTVVFFAFTQQPKHITIYLAGDSTMADKAVNTYPETGWGMPFKVFWDSTVTVANIAKNGRSTKSFITEGLWQSIVDKLKPGDYVLIQFGHNDEVPTKKTATTEVQFHDNLVRYVTETRAKQGNPVLITPVARRKFDANGKIQGTHDVYAEIVRKVAAEQNVPLIDLDRESQALLQKMGPDNSKMLYNYLDKGENPNYPDGRADDTHFSELGARKMAEIVLADIKHLKLDLANRIYVSHLGVK; encoded by the coding sequence ATGAAGAAGCGCCTATATAAAAACAAAATTCTATACAGCTTTTTAACTATAACTACTGTAGTGTTTTTTGCATTTACACAACAACCAAAACACATCACTATTTACCTTGCGGGAGATTCAACCATGGCTGATAAAGCCGTAAATACTTACCCTGAAACAGGTTGGGGGATGCCCTTTAAAGTTTTTTGGGACTCAACAGTTACGGTGGCCAATATTGCGAAGAATGGGCGCAGCACCAAAAGTTTTATTACGGAGGGTTTGTGGCAATCGATTGTTGATAAGTTGAAACCAGGCGATTACGTACTGATCCAGTTTGGCCATAACGATGAAGTACCGACCAAAAAAACCGCTACTACTGAGGTGCAGTTCCACGATAATTTGGTGCGTTACGTAACCGAAACACGTGCAAAACAAGGTAACCCGGTGCTAATCACCCCTGTGGCCCGCCGCAAATTTGATGCAAATGGGAAAATACAAGGCACGCACGATGTTTATGCCGAAATAGTGCGCAAAGTTGCTGCCGAACAAAATGTACCCCTGATAGACCTTGACCGTGAAAGCCAGGCTTTACTGCAAAAAATGGGACCTGATAATTCAAAAATGCTTTATAACTATTTAGATAAAGGCGAAAACCCTAATTATCCGGATGGCCGTGCCGATGATACGCACTTCAGCGAATTAGGCGCGCGCAAAATGGCCGAAATAGTTTTAGCTGATATTAAACATCTGAAGCTTGATTTGGCCAACCGTATTTATGTTTCACACTTAGGCGTTAAATAA
- a CDS encoding glycoside hydrolase family 43 protein produces the protein MKYSIAIIALFTTVYAAEAQVRLAAKSNYISKVWVADQGNGTYKNPVLNADYSDPDAVRVGDDFYLVSSSFEDIPGLPILHSKDLVNWSIVGHALLRQPPFEHFDTPRHGDGVWAPAIRFYKGEFYIYYPDPDYGIYLTKAKNPAGPWSAPVMVYAGKGLIDPCPLIDDDGQMYLVHAFAGSRAGIKSVIAVNKLNAEGTKVTDAGVLVYDGHDLDPTIEGPKFYKRNGYYYIFAPAGGVPTGWQLVLRSKNIYGPYERKVVMDQGKSATNGPHQGAWVNTQTGEDWFLHFQDKGPYGRVVHLQPMQWKDNWPVIGTDKDGDGKGEPVSVYKKPNVGKVYPIETPAESDEFNGNTLGLQWQWMANQQATWSYLNPAKGSLRLYSDKLPETAKNLWGASNVLLQKFPADEFTATSKLTFTPNAKLENEKAGLTVMGFSYANLAVKSKKDGLYLVYTACKDADKGKSEEEKTISKLDNPTVYLRVKISTGAKCDFSYSLDGKSFTSAGNTFQAEVGRWIGAKVGLFCTRESQTNDSGYADVDWFRVTKNE, from the coding sequence ATGAAGTATTCAATCGCTATAATTGCCTTATTTACTACTGTTTACGCGGCAGAAGCACAGGTGAGACTTGCTGCAAAAAGCAATTATATATCAAAAGTTTGGGTAGCCGATCAGGGTAATGGGACGTATAAAAACCCAGTGCTGAACGCCGATTACTCCGATCCGGACGCTGTACGTGTTGGTGACGATTTTTACCTCGTATCATCAAGCTTTGAAGATATTCCCGGCTTGCCTATCCTGCATTCTAAAGATTTGGTGAACTGGTCGATAGTTGGTCACGCGTTGCTGCGCCAGCCGCCATTCGAACATTTTGATACCCCGCGCCATGGCGATGGTGTTTGGGCGCCGGCCATCAGGTTTTACAAAGGCGAGTTTTATATCTATTATCCAGATCCCGACTATGGCATCTATCTAACCAAAGCTAAAAACCCCGCCGGGCCATGGAGCGCGCCGGTAATGGTTTATGCCGGTAAAGGTTTGATAGACCCTTGTCCGCTGATTGACGATGACGGCCAGATGTACCTTGTACATGCCTTTGCAGGCAGCCGCGCAGGTATTAAAAGCGTTATAGCTGTGAATAAACTGAATGCCGAAGGTACCAAAGTAACCGATGCCGGGGTATTGGTTTACGACGGTCACGACTTAGACCCCACTATTGAAGGGCCTAAGTTTTACAAACGCAATGGCTATTACTACATATTTGCCCCTGCGGGCGGTGTGCCTACAGGCTGGCAGTTAGTACTAAGGTCGAAAAATATTTACGGTCCATACGAACGTAAGGTGGTAATGGACCAGGGTAAAAGCGCTACCAACGGCCCGCACCAGGGTGCCTGGGTGAATACCCAAACCGGCGAGGACTGGTTCCTGCATTTCCAGGACAAGGGCCCGTATGGCAGGGTGGTGCACTTACAGCCTATGCAATGGAAAGATAACTGGCCGGTAATAGGCACAGATAAAGACGGCGATGGTAAAGGCGAACCGGTATCGGTATATAAAAAACCAAATGTGGGCAAGGTTTATCCCATAGAAACACCAGCGGAAAGCGATGAATTTAACGGCAACACCTTAGGCCTGCAATGGCAATGGATGGCTAACCAGCAGGCTACTTGGAGCTATTTAAACCCGGCAAAAGGTTCGTTAAGGCTATATTCGGATAAACTACCGGAAACAGCTAAAAACTTATGGGGTGCATCCAACGTGCTGCTGCAAAAATTCCCAGCTGATGAATTTACCGCGACAAGCAAACTAACCTTTACGCCAAATGCTAAGCTGGAAAATGAAAAGGCCGGGCTAACGGTGATGGGCTTTAGCTATGCCAACCTTGCCGTGAAAAGTAAAAAAGATGGGCTGTACTTAGTCTACACGGCTTGTAAAGATGCGGATAAAGGAAAAAGCGAAGAGGAGAAAACAATAAGTAAACTGGATAATCCGACCGTTTATCTGCGGGTAAAAATAAGTACCGGCGCTAAATGCGACTTTAGTTATAGTTTGGATGGTAAAAGCTTTACCAGCGCAGGCAATACATTCCAGGCTGAAGTTGGGCGCTGGATAGGGGCTAAAGTTGGATTGTTTTGCACGCGCGAAAGCCAGACTAATGATTCGGGTTATGCAGACGTAGACTGGTTTAGGGTAACGAAAAATGAGTAA
- a CDS encoding RagB/SusD family nutrient uptake outer membrane protein, with product MKNLKITTKRMLLAMVIVAIGFTSCKKYLSPEPLSSFDNSLVFGNSVFFAKSAVIGAYNNLAGDYGYGIRISMYYPYDSDEMMGAGGTTDDGERRNIARYYLFSSNTQLAPVYNQSYSGIERSNICIDNIPKMALYTTGTTQVKGELRRLYGEALTLRAQYYFELVRNFGDVPEQRVPSAQLPNLFLPKTDRDTIYNHILADLLQAESLLPWRTEVASLGDQPDERITKGTAKGLRARIAMFRGGYSLRRASGIMERRADYKTYYQIALQECQELMARRDQHTLNPSYKSVWKDYVCGHNANDPSGELMFQVAMGGQTASTDSKLGTYNGTKFGTVGGGALTILPTYFYMFDSTDVRRDVVAVPYETNTDLVTRKGHAINAIVDGKWRKEWLSNPAFTPGSSAANLGLNWVIQRFSDILLMYAEADNELNNGPSASDIAAVKEVSQRGHGGNAALVPTIPTDKDGFFKFIVRERMLEFGSEAVRKYDLIRWNLLTAAINETKANLANMGTATPIAITPPSYMAPPPAYCLVNTLPKFMYSINTSTADDSKIFLNSLYKPAPTATPTGTTKLNWLGASAINSTFTTVFAYAYKPNHSELLPLANATLSANSALTQDYGY from the coding sequence ATGAAAAATTTGAAAATAACAACAAAAAGGATGTTGCTGGCTATGGTGATAGTAGCCATTGGTTTCACATCCTGTAAGAAATACCTTTCACCCGAACCACTTTCGTCATTTGATAATAGCCTGGTGTTTGGCAATAGCGTTTTCTTTGCTAAAAGCGCTGTAATTGGGGCCTATAACAATCTTGCCGGCGATTATGGCTATGGTATCCGTATTAGCATGTACTATCCGTACGACAGCGATGAAATGATGGGTGCAGGTGGTACTACTGATGATGGCGAACGCCGTAATATTGCCCGTTATTATTTGTTCTCATCAAATACGCAATTGGCACCTGTTTATAATCAGTCCTATTCAGGTATTGAACGTTCTAATATCTGTATTGATAATATTCCCAAAATGGCCCTTTATACTACTGGCACAACACAGGTGAAAGGCGAATTACGCAGATTATATGGTGAGGCGTTAACATTACGTGCCCAGTATTATTTTGAATTGGTACGGAACTTTGGCGATGTGCCAGAACAACGTGTTCCATCAGCACAACTACCTAATTTGTTTTTACCAAAAACAGATAGGGATACGATTTATAATCACATTTTGGCCGATCTTTTACAAGCGGAAAGCTTATTACCATGGCGCACTGAAGTAGCATCACTGGGCGACCAGCCTGATGAGCGTATTACTAAAGGTACTGCTAAAGGTTTAAGGGCTCGTATTGCAATGTTCCGTGGCGGTTATTCACTGCGCCGTGCATCTGGCATAATGGAACGCCGTGCTGATTATAAAACCTACTATCAAATCGCTTTACAGGAGTGTCAGGAATTAATGGCACGTCGCGATCAGCATACACTAAATCCAAGCTATAAATCGGTTTGGAAAGATTATGTATGCGGCCATAACGCTAACGACCCAAGCGGCGAGCTGATGTTTCAGGTAGCCATGGGCGGACAAACAGCATCGACTGATAGTAAATTAGGCACTTATAACGGTACAAAATTTGGTACTGTTGGCGGTGGTGCGTTAACCATTTTGCCTACCTATTTTTACATGTTCGATTCAACGGATGTGCGCCGCGATGTGGTTGCTGTCCCGTACGAAACCAATACGGATTTGGTAACCCGTAAAGGCCACGCAATTAATGCAATTGTTGATGGTAAATGGCGCAAAGAGTGGTTAAGCAATCCGGCTTTCACTCCGGGTTCGTCAGCCGCTAACCTTGGTTTAAACTGGGTTATCCAACGTTTTTCAGACATCCTGTTGATGTATGCTGAAGCTGATAACGAATTGAACAACGGCCCTTCCGCTTCAGACATTGCCGCTGTTAAAGAAGTAAGTCAGCGTGGGCACGGCGGCAACGCCGCTTTGGTACCAACTATACCAACTGATAAAGACGGTTTCTTCAAGTTCATCGTTCGCGAGCGCATGCTTGAATTTGGCAGTGAAGCTGTACGTAAATATGATTTGATCCGCTGGAACCTGTTAACCGCGGCTATTAATGAAACTAAGGCTAACCTGGCTAACATGGGTACTGCAACTCCAATTGCTATTACCCCGCCAAGCTATATGGCGCCGCCACCGGCTTATTGCCTGGTTAATACTTTGCCTAAGTTTATGTATTCAATCAATACATCAACTGCCGACGATTCAAAAATATTCCTGAACTCGTTATATAAACCAGCACCAACAGCCACACCTACGGGTACAACCAAGCTAAACTGGTTAGGGGCCTCGGCTATAAATTCTACATTCACAACGGTGTTTGCTTATGCATATAAACCAAACCATAGTGAATTATTGCCTTTGGCAAATGCTACTTTATCTGCTAATTCTGCCCTTACACAGGATTATGGTTACTAA
- a CDS encoding pectinesterase family protein — protein MKRILIICLLFITATVFGQTKKITVAQDGSGDFQTVQEAFNAVPLNNKKPVEIFVKKGIYKERLVLDSTKNFVTLVGEDKDNTILTYNNHAGMTSPDGKPISTPSSASFFIYAGDFKAKNITFQNDAGFTAGQAVAVFAWGDKLIFDNCRFVGFQDVLYTSGPKSRQYYHKCYIEGTTDFIFGPSTCVFKDCLIHSKKNSHVTAAGTTQDSKFGYVFFDCKLTGDTSLHNVSLGRPWRPYAAVAYIRCEIGPHIKPEGWSNWNQTESYKTARYSEYKDTGPGANPATRVSWAHQLTDDEVKAYTIKNILGGADNWDPVKANK, from the coding sequence ATGAAAAGGATATTAATTATTTGCTTGTTATTTATTACCGCTACAGTCTTTGGTCAAACTAAAAAGATAACCGTAGCGCAGGACGGCAGCGGCGATTTCCAAACCGTGCAGGAGGCTTTCAATGCTGTTCCGCTGAATAACAAAAAACCGGTAGAAATATTCGTAAAGAAAGGCATCTACAAAGAACGCCTGGTGCTTGATTCCACTAAGAATTTTGTGACCCTGGTTGGTGAAGATAAGGACAATACGATATTAACCTATAACAACCACGCCGGCATGACATCGCCGGATGGCAAACCTATCAGTACGCCAAGCTCGGCCTCGTTTTTTATTTACGCGGGTGATTTTAAAGCTAAGAACATTACTTTTCAGAACGACGCCGGTTTCACTGCCGGGCAGGCAGTAGCCGTTTTTGCCTGGGGCGATAAATTGATATTTGACAATTGCCGTTTTGTGGGTTTCCAGGATGTGTTGTATACGTCAGGGCCTAAAAGCAGGCAGTATTATCACAAATGCTATATCGAAGGCACTACCGATTTTATCTTTGGGCCATCAACTTGTGTATTTAAAGATTGCCTGATCCACAGTAAAAAGAACTCGCACGTAACAGCAGCCGGAACCACGCAGGATAGCAAATTCGGCTATGTGTTTTTCGATTGCAAATTGACCGGTGATACATCGCTGCATAATGTTTCTTTAGGTCGCCCATGGCGCCCGTATGCCGCGGTGGCTTATATCCGCTGCGAGATTGGCCCGCACATTAAACCCGAGGGTTGGAGCAACTGGAACCAAACTGAAAGTTATAAAACCGCACGTTATAGCGAATATAAGGATACCGGCCCCGGCGCTAATCCTGCAACGCGGGTAAGCTGGGCACATCAGCTAACAGATGATGAGGTGAAAGCCTATACCATCAAAAATATATTAGGCGGAGCGGATAACTGGGACCCGGTAAAAGCAAATAAATAA